A portion of the Sphingorhabdus pulchriflava genome contains these proteins:
- a CDS encoding DUF736 domain-containing protein, producing MANIGTFKKSGDTNYTGEIVTMSLQKKNVTIVAEEPSENENAPSHRVFVAKAEIGACWQKTSKEGRDYLSIKLDDPSFTAPIFASLFADEDGKTFNLIWSRARTSNGN from the coding sequence ATGGCAAACATCGGCACCTTCAAGAAGTCCGGCGACACCAACTACACCGGCGAGATTGTCACGATGAGCTTGCAGAAGAAGAACGTCACCATCGTCGCCGAGGAACCGAGCGAGAACGAAAACGCCCCCTCGCACCGGGTGTTCGTGGCCAAGGCCGAGATCGGCGCCTGCTGGCAGAAGACCTCCAAGGAAGGCCGCGACTATCTCTCGATCAAGCTCGACGATCCCAGCTTCACCGCCCCGATCTTCGCCAGCCTGTTCGCCGACGAAGACGGCAAGACCTTCAATCTGATCTGGTCGCGCGCCCGCACCTCGAACGGCAACTGA
- a CDS encoding DUF1289 domain-containing protein: protein MTFRPPSPCQQICTLDASSSVCTGCGRTIGEIAEWGRATASRQQEIVRRSSARMGSRASHPA, encoded by the coding sequence ATGACTTTTCGCCCGCCATCCCCCTGCCAACAGATATGCACGCTGGACGCCAGTTCCAGCGTCTGCACCGGCTGCGGTCGCACAATCGGCGAGATCGCCGAATGGGGACGCGCGACCGCCAGCCGTCAGCAGGAAATCGTCCGGCGATCTTCGGCCCGCATGGGAAGCCGCGCTTCCCATCCAGCCTGA
- a CDS encoding DUF4238 domain-containing protein, producing the protein MRHHYVPQFLLRRWTDAAGKLRTYTMRGGRLMQKDMGPKYTGYENGLYALVAGVLGFPEDHLEKRLFGPIDNDAAVALDKIERRAVLTEDDHIAWTFFLCSLRVRQPDVLEFLRTEGKQHHAEILARLDNETLPAGIPNTEQWFNRHFPGGIDAATLTSWLPRMILHDDVADRFGGLHWWCREFEADAPRLLLSDLPIHWEGGFNQPGFFIQLPIGPDRIFFGTASAETEQILGTMPADQLIPSVNRSTLASSSQRFWATTDGGLDAFVEANRDVIGKNVAPFRSFAPWNRKLPEGDAHESGAISERG; encoded by the coding sequence ATGCGGCATCACTACGTTCCGCAATTCCTTCTCCGCCGCTGGACAGACGCAGCCGGGAAGCTGCGCACCTACACGATGCGCGGTGGTCGCCTGATGCAAAAGGACATGGGGCCGAAATACACAGGCTACGAGAACGGGCTTTATGCGCTAGTCGCCGGGGTGTTGGGGTTTCCCGAAGATCATCTGGAGAAGCGGCTGTTCGGCCCGATTGACAATGATGCTGCCGTGGCCTTGGACAAGATTGAGCGGCGCGCAGTTCTGACCGAAGATGACCATATCGCTTGGACGTTCTTCCTTTGCTCTTTGCGAGTGCGCCAACCCGATGTTCTCGAATTCTTGCGAACCGAGGGCAAGCAGCATCACGCAGAGATACTGGCGCGCCTGGACAACGAGACATTGCCGGCCGGTATTCCGAACACCGAGCAGTGGTTCAACCGTCACTTCCCAGGCGGCATTGATGCGGCGACTCTTACCTCGTGGCTGCCACGCATGATTCTGCACGACGACGTCGCCGATCGGTTCGGCGGCTTGCATTGGTGGTGCCGCGAGTTCGAGGCCGACGCGCCGAGGTTGTTGCTGTCGGATTTGCCCATTCATTGGGAAGGCGGGTTCAATCAGCCGGGCTTCTTCATCCAGTTGCCGATTGGCCCGGATCGCATCTTTTTCGGAACCGCCTCGGCTGAGACCGAGCAGATCCTTGGAACGATGCCTGCTGATCAATTGATCCCGAGCGTCAACCGCTCGACGTTGGCATCTTCTTCGCAGCGGTTCTGGGCGACGACAGATGGCGGCCTCGACGCGTTCGTCGAAGCCAACCGGGATGTGATCGGCAAGAATGTCGCGCCCTTTCGCTCCTTCGCACCCTGGAACCGAAAGCTGCCGGAAGGTGACGCGCACGAGAGCGGCGCCATTTCTGAGCGCGGATGA
- a CDS encoding relaxase/mobilization nuclease domain-containing protein yields MGLESALWEATRPAFRVRYIHDPNGPQHIPLYASYGVATGPTARAKLARIVRKAPEVVVKVTGRQRGGTHVKAHLDYIGRKGALGIETRDGEILTSKDDIAERAAEWSDTLRWRSRPTVSSVSLIFSMPEGTDPDKVLGAVRALAHAELSDNHDYVLALHTDTPRPHVHLTVQAEGLDRTRFNPRPVQLNRFRERFARELRALGVAAEATPRRARGKGIAGSSMALVKLRARLRAEGSRRITNADRRTNEQAIAVARGQDQLPPFIAAGTFRWQEIRRAYEQTATELDATGQADDRELASDVRKFLDKHQDMNATPEVFAAYHARRMVPDQSKAPLPSTNRPPKDQGRGR; encoded by the coding sequence ATGGGTCTGGAATCCGCCCTGTGGGAAGCGACGCGCCCTGCCTTCCGGGTGCGCTACATCCATGATCCCAATGGCCCGCAGCATATCCCGCTCTATGCCAGCTACGGTGTTGCGACTGGCCCGACCGCACGGGCCAAGCTGGCGCGGATCGTCCGCAAAGCGCCCGAGGTTGTGGTCAAGGTCACGGGGCGTCAGCGGGGCGGCACCCATGTAAAAGCCCATCTCGACTATATCGGGCGCAAGGGTGCCTTGGGCATCGAAACCCGTGATGGCGAAATCCTGACCAGCAAGGACGACATCGCCGAACGCGCGGCGGAGTGGAGTGACACGCTCCGATGGCGGTCGCGGCCCACGGTATCATCGGTGTCGCTGATCTTCTCGATGCCCGAAGGCACCGACCCCGACAAAGTTTTGGGAGCCGTCCGCGCGCTCGCCCATGCCGAGCTGAGCGACAACCACGATTATGTCTTAGCCCTCCACACCGACACGCCGCGCCCGCATGTGCATCTGACGGTGCAGGCCGAGGGGCTTGATCGCACCCGGTTCAATCCCCGTCCGGTTCAGCTCAATCGTTTCCGCGAACGCTTTGCCCGTGAACTGCGCGCGCTTGGCGTTGCCGCCGAAGCCACGCCGAGACGTGCGCGTGGTAAGGGTATCGCCGGATCGAGCATGGCCCTGGTCAAGCTGCGGGCGCGGCTACGGGCGGAGGGGAGTCGCCGGATCACGAACGCAGACCGCCGCACCAATGAACAGGCCATCGCGGTTGCGCGGGGTCAGGATCAATTGCCGCCGTTCATCGCCGCAGGCACGTTCCGGTGGCAAGAGATACGCCGCGCCTATGAGCAAACCGCCACTGAGCTGGACGCCACCGGACAAGCCGACGACCGGGAGCTTGCAAGCGATGTTCGTAAATTCCTCGACAAGCATCAGGACATGAATGCCACCCCCGAAGTTTTTGCGGCATACCATGCGCGGAGGATGGTGCCCGATCAAAGCAAGGCGCCGTTGCCTTCAACCAATCGACCGCCCAAGGATCAAGGACGAGGGCGCTAA